A single window of Gossypium arboreum isolate Shixiya-1 chromosome 13, ASM2569848v2, whole genome shotgun sequence DNA harbors:
- the LOC108472840 gene encoding probable serine/threonine-protein kinase PBL11, whose amino-acid sequence MGNCLTKKSRDPNQQPLEPARHPTGVDAVRSSRSRAISISAAVQQKTSFHPSKSSKSNPGKDEKYGASASATRQHRSSRHVSSHSRRDNGKKNKKHGSPTTPRDWPVSKVKKVGWVPARNIHGFCYSVLRAATRKFSKENIIGEGGFGRVYIGYINPDSMRAAKPDTGKAIAIKVLGRRGIQSDEQWQNELRFLNKSNHPNVVKLMGYCCERHHRIVVYEYMCNGSLDAHLLRENNTELNWNRRIKIAIGVARAIAYLHNCTRPVIHRDLKSSNVLLDALRVTLQDFNPKLSDFGLARHGPLEDQSHVSTRILGTRGYFAPEYFTTGHLTVKADVYSFGVVLLEIFSACVAIRRCTDGTKSDLAIWAKPHLSNYLELHNIIDKKIARNINIEEAHKFASIVGQCLRSDPKDRPTMGEVPASLEQLQQDMVLSNLNTLVPFKYHRRCTHTLKS is encoded by the exons ATGGGAAATTGTCTAACGAAGAAATCTAGAGACCCCAACCAACAACCGCTTGAACCTGCTCGTCATCCTACTG GGGTTGATGCCGTTCGAAGTTCTCGTTCCAGGGCAATCTCTATATCAGCGGCAGTTCAACAGAAAACTTCGTTTCATCCTTCAAAATCTTCGAAAT CAAACCCTGGTAAAGATGAAAAATATGGTGCAAGTGCAAGTGCAACGCGCCAACACAGAAGCAGCAGGCATGTTTCTTCACATTCACGTAGAG ACAACGGTAAGAAGAATAAAAAACATGGTTCGCCAACAACTCCAAGAGATTGGCCAGTTTCAAAGGTGAAAAAAGTTGGATGGGTTCCTGCCCGGAACATCCACGGCTTTTGTTACAGTGTCTTGAGGGCCGCCACCCGTAAATTCAGTAAGGAGAACATAATCGGTGAAGGGGGTTTTGGAAGAGTGTATATTGGGTATATAAATCCAGACAGTATGAGAGCAGCAAAGCCAGACACTGGCAAGGCAATCGCTATCAAGGTGCTTGGTAGAAGAGGGATACAAAGCGACGAACAATGGCAG AATGAATTGAGATTTCTAAACAAATCAAATCATCCAAATGTTGTGAAGCTTATGGGATATTGCTGTGAGAGACATCATAGGATTGTGGTCTATGAGTACATGTGCAACGGAAGCTTGGATGCCCATCTCTTGAGAG aGAATAATACAGAGCTAAACTGGAATAGGAGAATCAAAATAGCTATTGGAGTAGCAAGGGCAATAGCTTACCTTCACAACTGCACGAGGCCAGTCATTCATCGGGACCTCAAATCCTCTAATGTTCTCCTTGATGCT CTGAGGGTCACATTGCAGGATTTCAATCCGAAACTATCAGACTTTGGACTGGCTAGGCATGGACCTTTAGAAGACCAATCACATGTCAGTACAAGGATCCTTGGAACCAGAGGATACTTCGCTCCCGAATACTTTACAACAG GGCATTTAACTGTAAAAGCTGATGTATACAGTTTTGGAGTAGTACTACTAGAAATATTTTCTGCCTGTGTTGCAATCAGGAGATGTACCGACGGTACCAAAAGCGATCTTGCTATATGGGCTAAACCACATCTAAGCAATTACTTGGAACTGCATAACATCATCGACAAGAAAATAGCAAGGAACATCAATATCGAAGAAGCACACAAGTTTGCTTCAATCGTCGGCCAATGCCTTAGATCGGACCCTAAGGATCGACCCACAATGGGGGAAGTACCAGCAAGTCTAGAGCAACTGCAACAAGATATGGTACTCAGCAATTTGAACACACTTGTTCCATTCAAATACCATAGAAGGTGTACACATACATTAAAGAGTTAA